From a single Ailuropoda melanoleuca isolate Jingjing chromosome 12, ASM200744v2, whole genome shotgun sequence genomic region:
- the VPS4A gene encoding vacuolar protein sorting-associated protein 4A isoform X2, translating to MTTSTLQKAIDLVTKATEEDKAKNYEEALRLYQHAVEYFLHAIKYEAHSDKAKESIRAKCMQYLDRAEKLKDYLRNKEKHGKKPVKENQSESKGDSDSEGDNPEKKKLQEQLMGAVVMEKPNIRWSDVAGLEGAKEALKEAVILPIKFPHLFTGKRTPWRGILLFGPPGTGKSYLAKAVATEANNSTFFSVSSSDLMSKWLGESEKLVKNLFELARQHKPSIIFIDEVDSLCGSRNENESEAARRIKTEFLVQMQGVGNNNDGTLVLGATNIPWVLDSAIRRRFEKRIYIPLPEEAARAQMFRLHLGSTPHNLTDANIHELARKTEGYSGADISIIVRDSLMQPVRKVQSATHFKKVCGPSRTNPGVMIDDLLTPCSPGDPGAMEMTWMDVPGDKLLEPVVCMSDMLRSLATTRPTVNADDLLKVKKFSEDFGQES from the exons AAAGCCATTGATCTGGTGACGAAAGCCACAGAAGAGGATAAAGCCAAGAATTACGAGGAGGCGCTCCGGCTCTACCAGCATGCCGTGGAGTATTTCCTACATGCTATCAAAT ATGAGGCACACAGCGACAAGGCCAAGGAGAGCATTCGAGCGAAGTGCATGCAGTACCTAGACCGGGCAGAGAAGCTGAAGGATTATTTACGAAACAAAGAGAAGCATGGCAAGAAGCCAGTCAAAGAAAATCAGAGTGAGAGCAAGGG TGATAGTGACAGCGAAGGGGATaatccagagaaaaagaaattgcaagaACAACTGATGG GTGCTGTTGTGATGGAGAAGCCCAACATTCGGTGGAGTGATGTGGCTGGCCTGGAGGGGGCCAAGGAGGCCCTCAAAGAAGCTGTCATTTTGCCAATTAAATTTCCACACTTGTTCACAG GCAAGCGTACACCTTGGCGAGGGATACTGCTCTTTGGACCCCCTGGCACGGGGAAATCCTACCTGGCCAAAGCGGTGGCCACAGAGGCCAACAACTCCaccttcttctctgtgtcctcctcAGACTTGATGTCTAAGTGGTTGGGGGAGAGTGAGAA GCTAGTCAAGAACCTGTTTGAGCTGGCCAGGCAGCATAAGCCCTCCATCATCTTCATCGATGAGGTGGATTCCCTCTGCGGGTCCCGCAATGAAAATGAGAGCGAGGCTGCCCGAAGGATCAAAACGGAGTTCTTGGTGCAGATGCAGG gGGTGGGGAATAACAACGATGGGACTCTGGTTCTTGGTGCCACAAACATCCCCTGGGTGTTGGATTCAGCCATTAGAAGGAG GTTTGAAAAGAGGATTTACATCCCACTGCCTGAGGAGGCTGCCCGTGCCCAGATGTTCCGGTTGCATCTGGGGAGCACTCCCCACAACCTTACGGATGCCAACATCCATGAGCTGGCCCGGAAGACGGAAGGCTACTCAGGTGCCGACATCAGCATCATTGTGCGGGACTCCCTCATGCAGCCTGTCAGAAAAGTTCAGTCAGCAACACACTTCAAAAAG GTCTGTGGCCCTTCCCGCACCAACCCTGGCGTTATGATAGATGACCTCCTGACCCCGTGCTCACCAGGGGACCCAGGGGCCATGGAGATGACTTGGATGGATGTCCCTGGTGACAAACTCTTAGAGCCTGTGGTTTGCATG TCGGACATGCTCCGGTCTCTGGCCACCACTCGGCCCACCGTGAATGCAGATGACCTCCTGAAAGTGAAGAAATTTTCAGAGGACTTTGGCCAAGAGAGTTAA
- the VPS4A gene encoding vacuolar protein sorting-associated protein 4A isoform X1, with translation MTTSTLQKAIDLVTKATEEDKAKNYEEALRLYQHAVEYFLHAIKYEAHSDKAKESIRAKCMQYLDRAEKLKDYLRNKEKHGKKPVKENQSESKGSDSDSEGDNPEKKKLQEQLMGAVVMEKPNIRWSDVAGLEGAKEALKEAVILPIKFPHLFTGKRTPWRGILLFGPPGTGKSYLAKAVATEANNSTFFSVSSSDLMSKWLGESEKLVKNLFELARQHKPSIIFIDEVDSLCGSRNENESEAARRIKTEFLVQMQGVGNNNDGTLVLGATNIPWVLDSAIRRRFEKRIYIPLPEEAARAQMFRLHLGSTPHNLTDANIHELARKTEGYSGADISIIVRDSLMQPVRKVQSATHFKKVCGPSRTNPGVMIDDLLTPCSPGDPGAMEMTWMDVPGDKLLEPVVCMSDMLRSLATTRPTVNADDLLKVKKFSEDFGQES, from the exons AAAGCCATTGATCTGGTGACGAAAGCCACAGAAGAGGATAAAGCCAAGAATTACGAGGAGGCGCTCCGGCTCTACCAGCATGCCGTGGAGTATTTCCTACATGCTATCAAAT ATGAGGCACACAGCGACAAGGCCAAGGAGAGCATTCGAGCGAAGTGCATGCAGTACCTAGACCGGGCAGAGAAGCTGAAGGATTATTTACGAAACAAAGAGAAGCATGGCAAGAAGCCAGTCAAAGAAAATCAGAGTGAGAGCAAGGG CAGTGATAGTGACAGCGAAGGGGATaatccagagaaaaagaaattgcaagaACAACTGATGG GTGCTGTTGTGATGGAGAAGCCCAACATTCGGTGGAGTGATGTGGCTGGCCTGGAGGGGGCCAAGGAGGCCCTCAAAGAAGCTGTCATTTTGCCAATTAAATTTCCACACTTGTTCACAG GCAAGCGTACACCTTGGCGAGGGATACTGCTCTTTGGACCCCCTGGCACGGGGAAATCCTACCTGGCCAAAGCGGTGGCCACAGAGGCCAACAACTCCaccttcttctctgtgtcctcctcAGACTTGATGTCTAAGTGGTTGGGGGAGAGTGAGAA GCTAGTCAAGAACCTGTTTGAGCTGGCCAGGCAGCATAAGCCCTCCATCATCTTCATCGATGAGGTGGATTCCCTCTGCGGGTCCCGCAATGAAAATGAGAGCGAGGCTGCCCGAAGGATCAAAACGGAGTTCTTGGTGCAGATGCAGG gGGTGGGGAATAACAACGATGGGACTCTGGTTCTTGGTGCCACAAACATCCCCTGGGTGTTGGATTCAGCCATTAGAAGGAG GTTTGAAAAGAGGATTTACATCCCACTGCCTGAGGAGGCTGCCCGTGCCCAGATGTTCCGGTTGCATCTGGGGAGCACTCCCCACAACCTTACGGATGCCAACATCCATGAGCTGGCCCGGAAGACGGAAGGCTACTCAGGTGCCGACATCAGCATCATTGTGCGGGACTCCCTCATGCAGCCTGTCAGAAAAGTTCAGTCAGCAACACACTTCAAAAAG GTCTGTGGCCCTTCCCGCACCAACCCTGGCGTTATGATAGATGACCTCCTGACCCCGTGCTCACCAGGGGACCCAGGGGCCATGGAGATGACTTGGATGGATGTCCCTGGTGACAAACTCTTAGAGCCTGTGGTTTGCATG TCGGACATGCTCCGGTCTCTGGCCACCACTCGGCCCACCGTGAATGCAGATGACCTCCTGAAAGTGAAGAAATTTTCAGAGGACTTTGGCCAAGAGAGTTAA
- the PDF gene encoding LOW QUALITY PROTEIN: peptide deformylase, mitochondrial (The sequence of the model RefSeq protein was modified relative to this genomic sequence to represent the inferred CDS: deleted 1 base in 1 codon), with translation MGAGMLLGKLLARARHCLGPAPAWGGEAAGGGARACSSAPAGDGLEGPARRRSYWRYVRRLVRGAPEPPYPRVCQVGDPALRAVAAPVEPAQLGGPELQRLVQRLVQVMRRRRCVGLSAPQLGVPLQVLALEFPEALFRACAPGLREARQMEPFPLRVFVNPSLRVLDSRLVTFPEGCESVAGFLACVPRFQAVQISGLDPKGEQVVWQASGWAARIIQHEMDHLQGCLFIDKMDSKTFTNIYWMEVND, from the exons ATGGGAGCCGGGATGCTGCTGGGCAAGCTGTTGGCGCGGGCGCGTCACTGCTTGGGGCCGGCCCCAGCGTGGGGAGGGGAAGCGGCGGGCGGCGGAGCCCGGGCCTGCAGTTCCGCGCCCGCGGGGGACGGCCTCGAGGGCCCGGCGCGCCGGCGGTCCTACTGGCGCTACGTGCGGCGTCTGGTGCGGGGCGCGCCCGAGCCGCCGTACCCGCGCGTGTGCCAGGTTGGGGACCCGGCGCTGCGGGCCGTCGCCGCCCCGGTGGAGCCGGCGCAGCTTGGC GGGCCCGAACTGCAGCGGCTGGTGCAGAGGCTGGTGCAGGTGATGCGGCGCCGGCGCTGCGTGGGCCTGAGCGCTCCGCAGCTTGGGGTGCCCCTGCAGGTGCTGGCTTTAGAATTTCCTGAGGCGCTCTTCCGCGCCTGCGCGCCGGGCCTGCGCGAGGCCCGCCAGATGGAGCCCTTCCCCCTGCGCGTGTTCGTGAACCCCAGCCTACGGGTGCTGGACAGCCGCCTGGTCACCTTCCCTGAGGGCTGCGAGAGCGTCGCCGGCTTCCTGGCCTGCGTGCCCCGCTTCCAGGCCGTGCAGATCTCag GGCTGGACCCCAAAGGGGAGCAGGTGGTGTGGCAGGCAAGCGGATGGGCAGCCCGAATCATCCAGCATGAGATGGACCACTTGCAGGGCTGCCTGTTTATCGACAAAATGGACAGCAAGACATTTACAAACATCTACTGGATGGAGGTGAATGATTAA